The Klebsiella sp. RIT-PI-d genomic sequence CATTCATACCGCGTACAGACTGAATTTTCTTTGACACGTTAATTCTCTATTCTGAATATAAAAATGAACCCAAAGCGCTTTTCCGAACCAGGCGGGATCAGCAATAAGGGTTCAATCATACACGGGAAGCTAAGCGCTTCCCATCATGTTATTTTTCAAGCTGCTGAACGCTTATCCGGCGCGCTTCATCCAGCATGCTGGCTTTTGCGCGGATGCGGGCTTCAAGCTGACCTATCATGTCGTCGTTATCAAGACGGTCTTTACGCACGCCATCTTCATATAATCCGCTTTTTTTATTGCCGCCGGTCACACCCAGAGTGGACACCAGCGCTTCGCCAGGACCATTAACGACGCAGCCAATGATCGAAATATCCATCGGCGTAATGATATCTTCCAGCCGCTGCTCCAGCGCATTCACGGTGCCGATAACGTCAAATTCCTGACGCGAGCAGGTTGGGCAAGCAATAAAATTGATGCCACGTGCGCGAATGCGCAGCGATTTCAGGATATCAAACCCAACTTTGATCTCTTCAACCGGATCGGCTGCCAGAGAAATACGTAGCGTGTCGCCAATGCCTTCCGACAGCAGCAGGCCCAGACCGATGGCCGACTTCACTGAACCACTGCGTGCACCACCGGCTTCGGTGATCCCCAGGTGCAGAGGCTGATCGATTTGCTTTGCCAGCAGGCGGTAGGATTCAACGGCAAGAAAGACGTCAGAGGCTTTAACGCTGACTTTAAACTGGTCAAAGTTAAGACGATCGAGATGATCGACGTGACGCATAGCGGATTCGAGCAGCGCCTGGGGCGTCGGCTCACCGTATTTTTCCTGAAGATCTTTTTCCAGCGAACCGGCATTCACGCCGATGCGGATCGGGATATTTTTATCACGGGCGCAATCAACAACGGTGCGAATACGCTCTTCATTACCAATATTGCCTGGGTTAATGCGCAGACAGTCGACGCCGTATTCCGCCACTTTCAGCGCGATACGGTAATCGAAATGGATATCTGCAACCAGCGGAACATTGACCTGCTGCTTAATAAGCCTGAACGCTTCAGCAGCATCCATAGTTGGTACCGAGACGCGAACAATATCAGCGCCCACCCGTTCCAGCGCTTTAATCTGATTAACCGTCGCCTCAACATCCGTGGTGCGCGTATTGGTCATCGATTGAACAGCGATAGGTGCGCCATCGCCAATTGGCACATTTCCTACATAAATCCGTTTTGACTTCCGGCGTTGAATAGGTGCCTGGTTATGCATGAAAACTCTCCTGCGGTGCCCGTCTGTTACTGTGCTGCTGACTGGTCGGCATTGAGGGTCAGACGCGCAACCTGATTAGATCTTACATAGCGGCTCAGATCGACCGGCTTACCCTGGAACTGGATCTGAACGGCTGCCGGAGCACCGATTTTAAGCTTATAGGGCAATTGACCGGTAAGGTTTAAGTGTCCACCACTACGCTGAGTACCGCTGTAAATTTTTTTCCCCGTTGCATCAGCTACTTCCAGCCAGCAATCGGCATTAAAATCCATTACCAGCGCATTAGCATCGGCCGGGGTCGTAACCGCAGCCCGATCGGTTGGCAGTGGAGCCTGCGCAGGCGCGGTATCGACATTTGCCTGGGAGGGTGAAACTACCGGATTAGTCTGTGCGTTATCGACCGGTGCGGCAGTGACTGGAGCCGACGTTGACGCCGTTTGCGATGCAGAAGGCGTGCTCAGGGCAGCGGTATTGGCTGGTTCAGAATCCGGCGGAGTGCCGGTATCCACAGGAATAGCTTGATCGTGATTATCGCTGGCATTCAGTTCGG encodes the following:
- the ispG gene encoding flavodoxin-dependent (E)-4-hydroxy-3-methylbut-2-enyl-diphosphate synthase — encoded protein: MHNQAPIQRRKSKRIYVGNVPIGDGAPIAVQSMTNTRTTDVEATVNQIKALERVGADIVRVSVPTMDAAEAFRLIKQQVNVPLVADIHFDYRIALKVAEYGVDCLRINPGNIGNEERIRTVVDCARDKNIPIRIGVNAGSLEKDLQEKYGEPTPQALLESAMRHVDHLDRLNFDQFKVSVKASDVFLAVESYRLLAKQIDQPLHLGITEAGGARSGSVKSAIGLGLLLSEGIGDTLRISLAADPVEEIKVGFDILKSLRIRARGINFIACPTCSRQEFDVIGTVNALEQRLEDIITPMDISIIGCVVNGPGEALVSTLGVTGGNKKSGLYEDGVRKDRLDNDDMIGQLEARIRAKASMLDEARRISVQQLEK
- the rodZ gene encoding cytoskeleton protein RodZ; amino-acid sequence: MNTEATHDQHEAQTTGVRLRNAREQLGLSQQAVAERLCLKVSTVRDIEEDKAPADLASTFLRGYIRSYARLVHIPEEELLPMMEKQAPVRAAKVAPMQTFALGKQRKKRSGWMMSFITWIIFFVVLSFTGLWWWQNHKAQQEEINTMEAQSSAELNASDNHDQAIPVDTGTPPDSEPANTAALSTPSASQTASTSAPVTAAPVDNAQTNPVVSPSQANVDTAPAQAPLPTDRAAVTTPADANALVMDFNADCWLEVADATGKKIYSGTQRSGGHLNLTGQLPYKLKIGAPAAVQIQFQGKPVDLSRYVRSNQVARLTLNADQSAAQ